Genomic DNA from Panthera leo isolate Ple1 chromosome A1, P.leo_Ple1_pat1.1, whole genome shotgun sequence:
TGGTGGCACAAGTCACCCCAGGCTCCGTTGTGCTCAACAAGTGACTGGGCCTGCACTCCTCACttagcttccttcctttcttcaggCCACGCAGAGCACGGGGGGCCCTGTCCCCAAGGCCACTTCTGTCCCAGTGGGACCAGCCTTCCCCATCCTTGCCCTGCTGGCTCCTACAGCAACCTGACTGGCCAAGCATcctgcttcccctgccctgctggctATTACTGCCCTGAGAACATCACCACTTACAGCGGGCACCCCTGCCCCACTGGCTTCTACTGCCCCAGAGGTGAGTGCCTGGGCCACAACTCCCAGAGGCAAGGCTGAGCAGCAGGGGCTAGTATAGGTGGCAAGGGTaggggtggggcttggtgctTGCTGCTCTGTAAACTGCAGCAGCAACCAAGGATCACACAGATGTTCACTGCTGAGACTGTCCCACCACCTGTCCCAAAGGCCCAGGGAAGGACTGGACCTTTCACAGAGGCTGAGCCCAAAGCAAGAGGCCTTGAGCAGCAAATTTCATACAAGTGTTTTGCTTTACCTTTAAAATTCATGAGAGTTTTACTTTCTACTCCATAACATAATCCCATTGGCTAAAAACTAAAGATTTAAGATTACTTTACCAGTATGTTACAAATTTGGGGCCACATGCTTTTCAGCAAAGTTCACCACCAGGAAAATGATTCCTGCAAACTCTATGGCTTTGTGGACCCTGGGCCTGGGACCACACAGCCTGGAAAGCCAAACATAAGCTATTGGTGAGGCAGTGGCTCCTGTGGCTCAGGCCAGGAATTTGCCAGGACAGGTCCTACGAGATGGCACCAGGAGCAGTGAGTGGCATCGTCTCCGTAGCCTTGAGCCCAGCTGGACTCCCTCCTCTGAACTTTGCTTTTCAGGCACCAAATATGCCACCCAGTTCCCCTGCCCTCGGGGCTACTACAACCCAGACCCAATGACCCAGAGCCTGGACAGCTGCCTGCCTTGTCCCCCAGGCCACTACTGTGGGCAGGAGAATCTGACCCAGGCCTCTGGACCATGTGATGCAGGTGCGCTTCCCAAAGCACCCTAAGAAACTCCACCTATCCCCGTGCTTCCTACTGCTGTCCCTGGACCTGGGGTGACCTGAACTATCTCCTGGAACAGCTACTGGGAGGAGTAGGCCTGCAGCCTGGGTGAGCTCAGCCTTTGACCCCTGGGGTCCCCAATAGTCCTCTTGCCCCACTGCCTGCCTTTCTGTGCTGATCTCCACCCCAGGCTGGTTCTGCGTCTCAGCAGCCTGGACCGCCCGCCCCTTTGACCTGGACAACTACACCAGCACCAATTGCCTTTGTCCAGCCACGGCCACAGGGGGGAAGTGTCCAGCTGGATCCTTCTGCCCTGAGGGCAGCTCAGAACCCATGCCCTGCCCACCAGGCTCTTTCTGCGCCACCTCTGGTAAGGACCCAGGAGCCCTCTCTGGCCACTGTGCTATGACCCAGGCTTGGAGATGATTGAGAGAAATGGTAGGAACCCACCTTgctcttaccagctgtgtggctgcAGGCATGAACCAATATTTCCCTCTATAAACTGAGAACTGATGTCTGTACCTGCCTGGTCAGGTGGTGTGCTTGGCAAGCCTACAGGAAGGTCTGTGCTAACATAAACTTGCTGCCATCATGGTTGAGTGAACACAGGTGGGTCATTGCAGAATACCAAGGGAGGGCAAGTCTCTCTGCAGAGGAAGGAGCTCGGTGGCCCCTCACTTATGCCCTCTCATGAATCCCCGTGACTGAGTGACgtcctgagcacctgctgtgacCAAACACTCCCAGTCACTGAGGACCCAGATATGAACTAGACTcttcctgccccagcctctgGCCACCCTCAGATGGTAGAGCATAGTGAGGCCAAGACCCCAGCCTCTGCTCAGATCTCAGCTCTGTCTGCTACTACTGACAATGCCTCAGGCCCTCTGTGAGATGAAAGTGGTACCCCTGTCACAGGGTTGggtagaggagagaaagagacaaagcgcTGGGCATAGGCTCAGCCACTCATGCAACTCCCAGTCCTCCGGGGCCAGACACTGCACAAGGACCCCTGTCTGTCTGCATAAGGAGGCTACTCAGCCCCAGCCTGGCACCCCCTCTCGCCCCCAGGCCTGTCCACACCCAGTGGGCCCTGCCAGGCTGGCTACTTCTGTGCCAGAGGAGCAGTGTCCCCAGCTCCAGAGGATGGGCTGACAGGGGCCCCCTGTCCCCCAGGAACCTTCTGCCGTGAGTGTCTCCATGGGCCCCACTCTCAGCCCTACTCGGCCTCCTGCCCAGAAGGCTGCTGAGAGATCTTACTTCTCAGTTTGTGTCTGGACCCTGGGGCAATTGGGAAGAAGCCAGAGGGAAAAGGGATGCCGTAGATGGTCCATCCCAAGGCCAAGGAATGTTGCAGTGGGGAGTAGTTAAAGTCACTTGGGATGTTTGCTGTGATTTGAGTTGTTTGATGTGGACAGCTGAGAACCGACAGCAGTGGCCTTGTCACATCAGGAGTCTCATTAGCTGTCAGTGTATGAGCCCACATGATGATCCTCCAGCAGCAGGTGAAGGGCTTGAGTCTCTCCATGTGATATGGAGGGGCCATGGAGCTGGGCTTCAGGGAAGTTGGCAGAGATGGGTCCTACAGGCAAGGTCACCATGGGTCCTGCCCCATCTCTGAGGCTGGGCCCACACCTGTTGCCCTTAAGGAGCCTACCCCCTGGACCTGAGGCCTCCCCTCAGCCAGGCCATGGCTTTGCtgcctccctgtgtcctcagctGCAGCATCACACAGGCCAACACCATGTCCCGCTGGCACCTTCTCCAGCCTCCCAGAGCAGACCATGCCCTCTGCATGCCAGAGCTGCCCACGAAGCTTCTACTGCAAGGAGGCTGGTCTACAGGCCCCCAGTGGGCCTTGCCCAGCAGGTGAGAGGCAGCAAAGATCTTCAGGTGCAGGGAAGGGGGACAAGGTCTGGGGGGGAGAGCGCCCCAAGGGCAGCTGTCTGGGTCCTGGGCTCCACAGCACAGCTCTCAAGGCCCTTGTGGCAAGAGACCCTGTTATGTCTAAATGTCTCAGGGAGAGGATAGTCCTCCTAagtgtccctccctcctggccAGGTTATTACTGCGACTCTAGTGCTGGGCCCATCAAGGACTTCAGCCTATATCCTTGTCCTCAAGGCTATTACTGCCCCCTGGGCACAGCCATGGCCACACACCACAGGTGCCCAGTAGGTACATACGGCCCTCGGAGAGGGCTAAGGAGCATCGCTGAATGCCAGCTGTGCCCTGCTGGGAAATTCTGTGCACTGGCAGGGCTCGCGGCACCAACAGGTATGTCCTGGAGGGCAGAAAAGGACTTCGGCACAGGGTGGGCTTGATTGGTGGGTCCCAGAGCAGGCTGAGGAGGAGATGCTTCAGGGGAAAACTATATGGACCTGGATCACTGGTAAAGATGGGGGGCAGAGCAGCAGGGTGTTGGGCAAATATTCCACTGCCTTCCCAAGACCCCTTACATCAGAAACACTGTGTCCGCACATCCCACCCCAGAAAGTCAGGAGGTATGGGGTCAGACCTCAGTGTCtagttttaaaaagctttccaggtgatagggcacctggctggctcagtgattgtgtccgactttggcttaggtcatgtctcacggttcctgagttcaagccccatatcgggctctgtgctgacaggtcagagcctggagcctgttttggattctctgtctccctctctctctgcccctcctccacttgctctctctctctctctctctctcaaaaataaataaacgtttaaaaaaattaaaaataaaaataaaaacattaaaactttccAGTGATCTACCACCCAGAATTGGGAGTCCCTTCGTCACAGTATACCTGCCTCAAAGTAGAACCACCCCCGGctgtctgctgtcaacacagggtTCAGGGGTTCTTCTAGAGGGCCTTTAACAtctcagcccctgccccccacaccccattAGCTTGGGTGGCTAATGAAATGGCTGGAAATGTTTTGATCAATAAGGAAAATCTAGTCCTGGCAGTTGACAGTCTCTAAGGAGGGCAAATCTCAAACTGGCCCAGACCCCACAACCACTTTGACCTGGGAACTTGCACTGACTGAACCTGGAAGAGATTCAGGACCCTGCTCATCTGAGGAACAGGGTGGTTTGGGCTGGCTTTGGGTCAGGACACGTATAGTCTATGGCCATAGTGGGGGAGGGTCTGGGGACAGCATGAGCAGCCCTGTGCCTTGTGGTGTGTTCTCCAGCAAGGGGTACTGTGGGAACAGCTGACAAGATGTCCTTTCTTCCAGGAGACTGTGCTGCAGGGCACTGGTGCAAGGGAGGAGCCACTAGCAAGGACCCCACGGATGGGGCACGGGGACTCCTCTGCCCTGCTGGACACTACTGCCTTGAGGGTACCTCACCACCTCTAGGTCTACTTCAATGgtggcagggtgggaggaggtCAAGGCCCTTCCAGCCTCCTGCTGTTGAAGGCAGGTCTCTACAGGTTTTGAGCCTTTCTCCCAGCACATGAGCCATGGCCCTCAGTGGAGGGCAGTGCTAAGCTGTGCAGGGCTGAGTACAGGTCCCTTCTCCCCAACATGCCCTCCTGATTCTGCTCAACAGTCCTCACCTTTCCCCTCCCTGGGAACCCTCCTCTAACCTGGCCCTCAGGAAACCTCACTTGAGCAACTGACCTTCCTCCTTTGCCCTGAGGATGCTTTCAGGGTCCTGGTTATTCCTCCCCCATTCTTTCAGAATGGCAAGAATCTTCCTTTCATTCAGTAAAGTTGACTCAAGGACTCCAAAGCTGAActggtccctgccctccccctagAAGCTGAGAAGGAGAAGCATTTCCATCCTGGTCTGCCCAGAGGGAGAAATCCAAGGGATAGAAGCCTAACTCAGTCCAATGTTTCCCTCTGGGCCACCGGGGGCCTCTTCCCTCTGTCACTCTGACTTTTGCAGGAGCTCCTGTCCCCACTCAATGCCCACCTGGTACCTGGTCTGAGGAAGGGAACAAAACCCCAGAAGGATGTCAAGATTGCTCTGGAGGGAGACTCTGCTCTAGCGGCCACCTGACAATCTGGCCAGCACCTTGCCACCTAGGGTAGGCAAACACACCCACATAGATTTGAGGGAACAGTGTCCACAAAGTAAGGAGGTAGTTCCATTCCAGGATTGATTCagccagagagcaagggggaggaAATCCCTACAGTCAGGAAGGAGCCACCCCCACTGGCCTGTGAAGCCTGTGGGCCACTTGCAGACATGCAGAGGTTAAGTCATGCCAGAATTCAAGAAGGAACAGCCTAGGAAGGGTCCCAGGCCCATGCTAAATGTCCATGCACTGCCTGTGGCTGCATGCTCCTCAGCAATTGTCCTTGGCTGAGGCCCTTTTGCTTGGCTCACATTTTTCCAGTGTTTCCTGCACTGGAGGAActgcccctgccacccccatGGAGGGCCTCTCTGGGAGATCCTGCCCCCCTGGGCACGTCTGTCCTCTGGGAATGGTTGACCCCACTTCGTGTCCTCCTGGCTCCTACACCCCTGGCACCCACACAACAAAATGTTACATCTGTCCCAGTGGCCACTACTGTGTTCCAGGGCTGAGGCCTCAGCTGTGTCCAAGAGGTAAGTGTCCTGCCAATAGCCCAGCTGACAACCTTTCTCCACTTCCCTCAAAGGCCTGGCCTATACATTCTAATAACAAGATGGTAACTCCGGGATTTACAGAGCATTTCTATTTCCTGGGCAGGAGCCCTGCAGCAGAGATGCCGGGCCTCTATGCTGGACGCCAGCCCAGCACCCAGAGCCTGCCCTCTGTCAgcttcctccccatcccctgcctccTCAGTCCCTAATCTTGGCCCATCTCCCTTCCCAGGTTTCTACTGCCCTGAAGGGACAGGGCTTAACTggcagccctgccctccaggcacCTATGGCCCTGTGCAGGGACTGAGCAGCCTGCCAGAATGTCAAGCCTGTGATAGGGGCAGGTTCTGCCCAAGTGCCAATGCTACGGAGGCTGGTGGACAGTGCTGGGAAGGCTTCTTCTGCTCCAGAGGGTCCACCCGGCCCAACCCAGAGGCCGACACTGAAGGTACCAGGCCCTCCCTGTTGGACACTGATCCCctaccccattttctttttttttttttaatttttttttttaacgtttatttatttttgagacagagagagacagagcatgaatgggggagggtcagagagagggagacacagaatctgaaacaggctccgggttctgagctgtcagcacagagcccgacgtggggctcgaactcacggaccgtgagatcatgacctgagccgaagtcggcactcaaccgactgagccacccaggcgccccccctacCCCATTTTCTAACCCCCCCGACTGGGAGGTAGGGAACATATTCAGAGCCCTTCATCCATTCCATCAACCCAAAGAGACTGATGAGCCTGTTCTCTCCAAGAGACCTTGGGTGCCTATCATGGGCTACCTGGGCTCTCACTcgtggtggagggtggggggcagggcaggcaggacATGGGTGCCCAGCATAAACAGTGAGTTGGTATTTGTCTCCACTACCTACTGTCCCTCCTGAGCAGGACAGCCCAAGAACTCCTGTATCCCACACAGACCAGGCTGAGGGCAAACACCAGGGCAGACCTGAGGAAGCTTACCTTATAGGTCATGGAGAAGTACTCTTCAGCTGAGCCCATGCATTTGAGTCAGCTGGTACATAATGATACTGAGGTTGGGGGAGAGCCAGGTCATCAAATCTGAATATTGGGGGTGGGGCCCATCCCAGGCATGGTCAATATGTTAATCCTCCCAAGTGGTTCTCATTGTATAGCTGAGGGATTGTTCCAGTGGTTTTGATCTTTTGGGGCTCAAGTCCTCTTTGGAATCCAGGGACCATAGGGCAAAATCCCATGATCCAGTCCAATCCCTATCTCTGGCAGaagggaaagtgaggctcagaaaaaCGGTCTGCTTTGCCTAAGGGCACACAGTCAGTAGCCAACTTGAGTGCTTAGGCCCACTGACCCCGGTCTAGCTTTCTATCACTCTGCAGCTGCCCTCGGGCCTAAAAGTCACACATTCTTATGGAGGCCTAGACTCTGGTGAGGACATTGATGCACAGCTCATCCCACCAGCTCCTGATCCTCCAGCTACAACACCCCTGTCTGCTCAGCAACAGCCCAGAACTAGCTGGTTTCCATCTTCAGTCAGCAGGCAGCCCTGGTGGCAGGCCTCTTGGAGCAGGGCCCATGTGGgttgagggaaaggagagaagacacagCTAAGCACCTCCAGAAActaggaaaaaatgttaaaataccaaTCAGCATGAGAAGGTCTGCAAAAGCCTCTACAGTAAGAGCTGGAATAGGTGATGGAAACCCTGCCTCAGTCTCAAATGCTGTCTGTCCACCCCTAGACCCCAGGGCTTGAACCTTCCAGAGAGGCCCTGCCTCCCTCAGATGCCCTGCTTCCTTCAAGAGCCCCTTCCAGATGCCACCATCCCATGTCAGGACAAGTTTCCCCTGATCTCTTCCCTTCTGTAACAGCAGCATGGGGCTATGGTGGAATAACCAGGTGCAGAGGGTGTgaccagtgggggtggggcacccaCAGCCCAATTCCAGGGCCCAGAGCCTATACCAGCAATGCAGAAGGAGTTGTTTGGAGTACCTGCTCCTCACCACTTCCCAGGGGTCAGGCTGACTTGTTTCTTGGTTCCAGAGGAGGCTGGCCCATGTCCTCAGGGACACTACTGCCCCAGGGGTTCAGCCataccccagccctgcccacctggcACCTTCAGCACACGCATCAAGCTCAGCTCAGAGGTAGGGAAACTCCAGCCTGGGAGGAGGCTCGGTATGGGAAGAGCACTGTTTGGGTCTAGCCAAACCTTGAGGTCAAGGTTGTCATGGGGACTGGAGAACAGGGCACCTGGTCATCTCCTCCATCCTTCAGGTCTGTACGCGAAAGTCGTTTTCCCAGGGAGATCTTCCCTGGCCCTCCTTACCACATATCTTACTCTACCATAGCATTTTACTTATACTggccttgtttattttctatattcccCACCAAAATATAAGCACCACAAAGCTAGGGAGTTTTGTCTTTTGCTCACTACTCTATAGTTGGAATAGTGCCTGGCCCATAGCTGGCTCCCAGCACGTACTTGTTGGCTGCATGAATGACTGTACAAGCTGACTTAGGAACCTCAGAGGCAGCAGCAACCCCCTTGTGGCAGGTGCATGTTGGGGGTTGCAGGGAGCACAAGGAGGGAGGTCGGAGAGGGAGTGAGGAGCCAGCTATACAGCACCTGGTGCTCACCTTGAGGACTGCTACCTGAGGGAGATAGAGGCCAAAGTAgggtttgagcagaggagtgaaaTGAGACATTactttataatacatattaatatataacttataaaaCACCACCATGGGATGcacaaaattctattttaattgctAGGttccaaaagtaattttaatatctGGCTCTCTTCACAAGCCACTCCAAATTGTGGTTTGTAGTTCACCATTCAAAGACCCTCCTGTTGTTAGAGAAATATTCCTGGCTTGTCAAAAGGTCCAGGAATGCCAGCTCTCTAGGGTGCTTGGTCCTCCTTACTCAAATGAGCAGAGAGGTCTTCCCTGAAGGTAGATCAGAAGAACAGGCTTCTCCTGTTGTTATTGGTCAAACTACAAAAGAACATggaagtaaagaggaaaaaaggaaagcaagcagAACAACATGCTGATAGAGTAGTTTTGGAGTGTTAAGCCTTGACTATCATAGGGAGTTTGTGCCCCACCTGGAGAATGTGCAAGCAGAATGGAGCAAGGTCCTATCAGGGGTGCTGTAGATGAAGGAAGGTGAACCAAGACAAGATGTTCTCTGACCTGAGGCCCCTTTAAGGCCTTCTGGTGtggtctctgcctccctgccttggCCGGAGCTGGGAGTTGGCATCTTAGTGGGGACATCTCCC
This window encodes:
- the LOC122228293 gene encoding signal peptide, CUB and EGF-like domain-containing protein 3, with protein sequence MVPFEEPRGELSVDLVSHEGQRQHPWGGGAQGHAEHGGPCPQGHFCPSGTSLPHPCPAGSYSNLTGQASCFPCPAGYYCPENITTYSGHPCPTGFYCPRGTKYATQFPCPRGYYNPDPMTQSLDSCLPCPPGHYCGQENLTQASGPCDAGALPKAP